A single genomic interval of Canis lupus dingo isolate Sandy chromosome 6, ASM325472v2, whole genome shotgun sequence harbors:
- the TMEM248 gene encoding transmembrane protein 248, translating to MFSINPLENLKLYISSRPPLVVFMISVSAMAIAFLTLGYFFKIKEIKSPEMAEDWNTFLLRFNDLDLCVSENETLKHLTNDTTTPESTVTSGQARVSTQSPQALEDSGPVNISVAITLTLDPLKPFGGYSRNVTHLYSTILGHQIGLSGREAHEEINITFTLPTAWSSDDCALHGHCEQVVFTACMTLTANPGVFPVTVQPPHCVPDTYSNATLWYKIFTTARDANTKYAQDYNPFWCYKGAIGKVYHALNPKLTVIVPDDDRSLINLHLMHTSYFLFVMVITMFCYAVIKGRPSKLRQSNPDFCPEKVALADA from the exons ATGTTCAGCATCAACCCCCTGGAGAACCTGAAGCTGTACATCAGCAGCCGGCCTCCCCTCGTGGTCTTTATGATCAGTGTCAGCGCCATGGCAATAGCTTTCCTGACCTTGGGCTACTTCTTCAAAATCAAGGAGATCAAGTCACCGGAAATGGCAGAG GATTGGAATACATTTCTGCTGCGGTTTAACGATTTGGACTTGTGTGTATCAGAGAACGAAACATTGAAGCACCTCACAAATGACACCACAACTCCGGAGAGCACAGTGACCAGCGGGCAGGCCAGAGTGTCCACCCAGTCCCCGCAGGCCCTGGAGGACTCAGGCCCAGTGAACATCTCAGTTGCGATCACCCTAACCTTGGACCCACTGAAACCCTTTGGAGGGTACTCTCGCAACGTCACTCATCTGTACTCGACCATTTTAGGGCATCAGATTGGACTTTCAG GCAGAGAAGCCCATGAGGAGATAAACATTACCTTTACCCTGCCTACAGCTTGGAGCTCAGATGACTGTGCGCTTCATGGCCACTGTGAGCAGGTGGTGTTCACTGCCTGCATGACCCTCACAGCCAACCCTGGGGTGTTCCCTGTCACTGT ACAGCCACCACACTGTGTTCCTGACACTTACAGCAATGCTACGCTCTGGTACAAGATCTTCACAACTGCCAGAGATGCCAACACAAAATACGCTCAAGATTACAATCCTTTCTGGTGTTATAAGGGGGCCATTGGAAAAGTCTATCATGCTTTAAATCCCAAGCTTACAGTTATTGTTCCAGAC GATGACCGTTCATTAATAAATTTGCATCTCATGCACACCAGTTACTTCCTCTTCGTGATGGTGATAACAATGTTTTGCTATGCGGTTATCAAAGGCAGACCCAGCAAATTGCGTCAGAGCAATCCTGACTTTTGTCCTGAGAAG GTGGCTTTGGCTGATGCCTAA